The segment CATCTGCTTTATGAACTAGAGAAAATAGCTACTGATTTTATTTTTATTAACCATGGAGAAATCATATCTCAAATGACAAGCGAAGAATTCTCAAATGCAAATAAAGGATATGTCCAATTGGAGGTTAATGATACAGATACATTTAAAAAAGCAATGAATGAATTGAAGATTCCATATGTTGAAGCAGAAAATTCTAAGATGAATATCTTTTCCAATTATACAATTACTGATTTGATTATCAAACTCAATAGCTATGGATGTATAGTTACAAAATGCTTTAATGTTGAAAATAGTTTAGAAGAATTTTTCATAAGGTTGGTCGATGACAATGACAAATAGAATTCTTAAGGCTGAATTGTACAAAATTTTTCATGAAAAATGGCTGCTCTTAGCTTGCTTTTTTATGATCATATTCTCAATCGGATTTATTCTAATGCAGAAGACAGCGATGTCATATACTGTTGGAATAAACAGGGTTGTCTTTTTGCCAATGGTAATGTATGGAATTGTAATTTCCGTATTAATCAGTGTTTTTGTATCTGAAGAATATGATGACGGATTCATTAAAAACAAGGTCATCGCCAATAATAATCGTAGGGAAATATATCTTACAGGCTTGCTATCAAACATGATCGCATCATTGATAGTTTATCTTATAACTGCTTTATTCACCTTGATTGTTTCATATTTGCTATTTTCAATAAATATCTCCATTTGGGATTATGTTTCATTTTTCATATTCGGTATTTTCATAATGCTTGTGTTTGTGGGAATATTCTATTTGGTCTCAATTGTTGTGGGGAAAAAATCCAAGGCCCTCGTCATAAATATGGGATTGGCATTCATAATGTTGATTGCGGCTTTAATCATGAATGGAATGTTAATGACAGATAACAATTTCCTTATGCAAATCATATATAATTTAAATCCATATGGACAAACAGCACAATTGACTTCAATGGAATGTTTAGATATGAAGGAATCTATAAAAATTGATGCATTCCTCTTTATCATACTCTCAGTATTAGGAATAAAATATTTTAATAAAAAAGATA is part of the Methanobrevibacter sp. genome and harbors:
- a CDS encoding ABC transporter permease subunit yields the protein MTNRILKAELYKIFHEKWLLLACFFMIIFSIGFILMQKTAMSYTVGINRVVFLPMVMYGIVISVLISVFVSEEYDDGFIKNKVIANNNRREIYLTGLLSNMIASLIVYLITALFTLIVSYLLFSINISIWDYVSFFIFGIFIMLVFVGIFYLVSIVVGKKSKALVINMGLAFIMLIAALIMNGMLMTDNNFLMQIIYNLNPYGQTAQLTSMECLDMKESIKIDAFLFIILSVLGIKYFNKKD